The following proteins are co-located in the Cupriavidus pauculus genome:
- a CDS encoding YbdK family carboxylate-amine ligase, whose translation MSLEPFKHSEALTFGVELELQLVNRHDYDLAPFAPDLIRALKGAQHAGDIKPEISPSMIEISTGICRDYAQALEELTVMRDLMVNASRGLNLGICGGGTHPFQVWSERTISDSPRYQYISELYGYLAKQFTVFGQHVHIGCPSADESLFLLHAIGRYVPHFIALAASSPYVQGVDTGFASARLNSVAAFPMSGRAPHVLTWEGFRAYFDKMHATGVIESMKDFYWDIRPKPEFGTIEVRVMDTPLTVQRACDIAAYIQALARYLLLSRPFMPQEDDYLVYTFNRFQACRFGLEGEYVHPNELTRMPIADHILSICDALEPHAEALGSLQALANIRAQAAARDNDARMVRTVNDEAHSLRDTVRRTCEQWES comes from the coding sequence ATGTCGCTCGAACCGTTCAAGCATTCCGAGGCACTGACCTTCGGCGTCGAGCTGGAACTGCAGCTCGTCAATCGTCATGACTACGACCTGGCGCCGTTCGCGCCCGACTTGATCCGCGCGCTGAAGGGCGCCCAGCACGCCGGCGATATCAAGCCGGAAATCAGCCCGTCGATGATCGAGATCAGCACCGGCATCTGCCGCGACTACGCGCAGGCGCTGGAGGAGCTGACCGTGATGCGCGACCTGATGGTCAATGCATCGCGCGGCCTGAACCTGGGCATCTGCGGGGGCGGCACCCACCCGTTCCAGGTGTGGTCCGAGCGGACGATCTCCGACTCGCCGCGCTACCAGTACATTTCGGAGCTCTACGGCTACCTGGCCAAGCAGTTCACGGTGTTCGGCCAGCACGTGCATATCGGCTGCCCCAGCGCCGACGAGTCGCTGTTCCTGCTGCACGCCATTGGCCGCTACGTGCCGCACTTCATCGCGCTGGCCGCGTCGTCGCCGTACGTGCAGGGCGTGGACACCGGGTTTGCCTCGGCGCGGCTCAATTCGGTGGCCGCGTTCCCGATGAGCGGCCGGGCGCCGCATGTACTGACGTGGGAGGGCTTCCGGGCGTACTTCGACAAGATGCACGCCACGGGCGTGATCGAGAGCATGAAGGACTTCTACTGGGATATCCGTCCCAAGCCGGAGTTCGGCACGATCGAGGTGCGCGTGATGGACACGCCGCTGACGGTGCAGCGCGCCTGCGACATCGCCGCCTATATCCAGGCGCTGGCCCGCTACCTGTTGCTGTCGCGGCCTTTCATGCCCCAGGAAGACGACTACCTCGTGTACACGTTCAACCGCTTCCAGGCGTGCCGCTTCGGGCTGGAGGGCGAGTACGTGCATCCCAACGAGCTGACGCGGATGCCGATTGCTGACCATATCCTGTCGATCTGCGACGCGCTGGAGCCGCACGCCGAGGCGCTGGGGTCGCTCCAGGCGCTGGCGAACATCCGCGCCCAGGCGGCGGCGCGCGACAACGACGCGCGCATGGTGCGCACCGTCAACGACGAGGCGCACAGCCTGCGCGACACGGTGCGGCGGACCTGCGAGCAGTGGGAGTCGTAG
- a CDS encoding MBL fold metallo-hydrolase — protein MQTFHQLFDDVSSTFTYLLIDAATRDALLIDPVDRQSARDLAVLEQAGARLVWIVETHAHADHITSAGHLARLTGAGTAAPAGCDIKPALKQLIDGDTLAFGTQVLRAIHTPGHTAGSMSYLWEETTAEGTTRRIFTGDALLIDGCGRTDFQSGDAGTLFDSLTQKLFRLPDDTRVYPAHDYKGQTESTIGRERATNSRVAGRTRDEFITMMRGLNLPRPKLIDVAVPANQQLGLVTGRDGESVPHGA, from the coding sequence ATGCAGACCTTTCACCAGCTGTTCGACGATGTCTCGTCCACGTTCACCTACCTGCTGATCGACGCCGCCACGCGCGACGCGCTGCTGATCGACCCGGTGGACCGGCAGTCCGCGCGCGACCTGGCGGTGCTGGAGCAGGCGGGCGCCCGGCTGGTCTGGATCGTGGAAACGCACGCCCACGCCGACCACATCACCTCGGCCGGCCATCTGGCCCGGTTGACCGGCGCCGGCACGGCCGCCCCGGCCGGCTGCGACATCAAGCCCGCGCTGAAGCAGTTGATCGACGGCGACACGCTGGCCTTCGGCACCCAGGTGCTGCGCGCGATCCACACGCCCGGCCACACGGCGGGCAGCATGAGCTATCTGTGGGAAGAAACCACGGCGGAAGGCACCACGCGCCGCATCTTTACCGGCGACGCGCTGCTGATCGACGGCTGCGGCCGTACCGACTTCCAGTCCGGCGATGCCGGCACGCTGTTCGACAGCCTGACGCAGAAGCTTTTCCGGCTGCCGGACGACACGCGCGTCTATCCGGCCCACGACTACAAGGGCCAGACCGAATCGACCATCGGGCGCGAACGCGCCACCAACAGCCGCGTTGCCGGGCGCACCCGCGACGAGTTCATCACGATGATGCGCGGCCTGAACCTGCCGCGTCCGAAGCTGATCGACGTCGCCGTGCCGGCGAACCAGCAGCTTGGGCTGGTGACCGGCCGGGACGGGGAAAGTGTGCCGCACGGGGCCTGA